In Alkalihalobacillus sp. AL-G, the genomic stretch GAAGATCCGGATTCATTTCACGCAATACCTCGATCTCCCAGCTGCCGAGAGGGAACATTGCAGCTTTCCCAGTGAAAAACAGCGTGCGGATGTCTTCCATTCCGAGTCCCACATAATTATCGGGGAAGTATTGCTTCAGTCCATCCATCGCTTCAATGGAAGAAACGAATTCATCACTTGTAAAGGTCTTTTCCCCTGACGTTATTTGATCGACGAAATCATTTGCACCATAATAAGCTGGACCGATGATCGAATGTGCCAACGAAAGCAGCCACCCTTCCTTCGATCCGAGAGCAATCGGTATAATCCCTTCTTCTTTCAGCTTTTCATTCAATTCAATGAATTCGTCCCATGTTTTCGGTTCTTTCAATCCATGCTTTTCAAAGATTTCTTTGTTATAAAACATTTGTGCGGAATTCAGTGACAGCGGAACACCGTAAACCTTCCCGTCCTTTGCGGTTGCCGCGGCGATTACATCTTCAGGAAAAACATCGATTCCATTCAGATCGTCCAACGGTTCAAGATAACCAGCTTCTGCAAGCTGCATTCCTGGTGCATACGGGCGGAGCTGAATGATATCAGGTCCTTCTCCGCTTTGTAATGCTGTGTTTAAAATCGTGTTATATTCGGTGTTTTTCGAAGGCTTGAATTCGATATTGATATCAGGATGTTCTTCATTGAATGCTTCAATGATTTTTTCATAAGCGGCCGTATCCTCAGTCCTCCAGCTCCCGATCGTCAGTACAGCCCCATCTTCTTCCGACTCCCCTGAAGAATCGCTTTCTGAATTGCAGCCGGCTAACCCGAGCGATATCAATAAAAGGAACATTAAGAACATACTCATCGTTCGTTTCATAACGTTAGACCCCTCCTCAATCTGGTAAAACAATCTGATTTTTTATCCTTACACAATAATTACGAAAACCACTGATGATTTTATGTAATTATTTTTCAAACCGGATAAAAAACGAACCCGCTTCTTCATGTGCGAGTTTAATAGATAGAGAGTGACCTGCAGCATTGCCAAATCTAGTTGGCTGCAGGTTACTCCCGTCTTAAAAAATCAATGATAGATCAAATAGTTTTCACGTAATTCTTTAAATTGATTAAGATCATCCTGCCATCGAGATATGATATCATCGACACTCTCTCCGTTTTCAATCGCTTCCCGGACCCAGCCATTTCCGATCAAATTATCGAAAAAGGAAACACCAGAACTGTTTTCAGCACGGAACGCGAAATCAGCCGGGTACATATCATGGATCGTTTTTACTAAATGAAGCCCTGTTTCAACAGGATGGAACGCTTCTTTGTCGGTAACATGAATCTGTACGCCATGCGACAAATCCCCGCGATGCTTCGAGAATGTCGGTGTGAAGGAAGCCGCCCTGAATGCAACACCAGGCAAATCCAATCCATTGAGTTCTGCTGTAAGATCTGTACTGTTGATGAAAGGAGCGCCGATCAACTCAAATGGTCTCGTCGTCCCTCTTCCTTCCGATACATTCGTACCTTCGATCAGTGCAGCACCTGGATAGACAAGAGCAGTATCTAACGTTGGCATGTTCGGAGACGGAAGTACGAATTCGAGTGGCGTTTCGTCATAATACATCTTCCGTTTCCAGCCTTTCATTTCGACAACCGTCAAATCAGCACCGATATCAAATTTCTCATTGAATAGTTTCGCAAGCTCTCCGACAGTCATGCCATGGCGGAGCGGAATCGGATACAACCCAACGAAAGAGGAATAAGCAGGATCAAGTACAGGCCCTTCCACTGCCTTTCCACCGAGCGGATTCGGACGGTCCAGGACGATGAACGGAATATCATTGTCTGCCGCTGCCTCCATTGCGTAAGCCATCGTGTAAATATACGTGTAGAAACGCGTTCCGACGTCTTGAATGTTAAACAGCAGCACATCGATGCCCTCAAGCATTTCAGGTGTCGGTTTCCTAGTTTGACCGTAAAGGCTGTAAACTGGCAGACCCGTTTCTTCATCGATGTAATATTCAACATAGTCTCCAGCTTGTGCACTTCCACGAACCCCGTGCTCAGGGCCGTACAATGCAGTCAATTCAACTCCTGGTTCATTAAAAAGCAGATCGACGACACTGCTCAGATTTTGATCGACACCAGTCGGGTTTGTAATCAAGCCGACCCTTTTTCCCTCGATCAATTCCTTCTGGTCATCTAATAGAACCTCAACACCTAATTTGAATTTGTTATTTGAGTTGTCTTTTTTCTGAACCTCTTCATTCCCTTGATCTGCAAACGCTGCCGTTAGGGATGAAAGTACAAGAACCGATGTGATCATCAAGACTAACCATTTCTTCAACACAATCCCTCCCGATTTTTAAAAATTGAATGAACTTCCCCGATTTGATTTAAGTCATAAACAGTGTTTTCTATGAGGAAGATCGGTATTGATGGTACTGCTAGTAGGTCAAGCCATGTCCGTATTGATATAACACATTGCCATCATAGCCCGGAATTGTTACAGGCAACTTTCCGACAGGAGAATTAGCTCCGAACATCGTTGCAGCTGTGGCATCAAAGCTTGCTGACCTAAAACCGTATTGTGCGATATACGCATCAACTTCCGGGTAGGCCATGATATCATACGGATTTCGGATTCCTACACCAATGACAGGGGCTTCGGTCTCCTCCATTATTCTTTGGACCATCTCCATTTGTGGGTGATCAGGTAATCGCGTTGATACACTGTAGCTGTACGTACCGACAATTACTTTATCCGCATTCCGAACTTGTTCCATTTCCGTTTCAGACAGCTCATAAGAAGATGGTGTCCGAATGACCATCGTGTTTTCATGGCGGGCTTTCACCGCATCTCCTAAACTAGTGATGTAACTTCTACCGACGATAACGATGCTTTCCTCCGGCTCCCCGCCCAACGGCAGGACACCTTCATTTTTTACAAGCGTGATTGATTGGTCAGCGGCTTCCTTCTCAACCTGCTTATGCTCTTTGGAGCCCACGACTTTTAAAGCTTTTGCGATTTTTTCTTTAATCGGCTGCTGGGTTTCCGTCTTGATGATTCCACGCTTCACTTTTAACGTCAGAATCCTATCTACTGCTGAATTGATCCGTTCCTTAGTGATCTCACCAGTTTCAACAGCATTAACCAAACCGCCGGCGACCTCTTCAAGTCCGACTGGCATCAGGACGATGTCCGTACCTGCCTTCACAGCGCGGATTGCAGCATCAACGGTACCGAAATGATCCACAATTGCTCCCATGTTCAATGCATCCGTAATGATGACACCATCAAAGCCCATTTCCTCCCGAACCAACCCGGTCAAAACTTTATGGGAAAGTGTTGCCGGAAGGGAGACTTCAGTCCCGTCTTTTTTGGAAATTATTTTCGTATCATCGATTTTCGGAAACGTGACATGTGCAGTCATGATCGCATCGATACCTGCTTCCATCGCTTTTTGGAAAGGGTAAAGCTCGACTGCTAAAAGGCGTTCTTTATCATGAGGAACCTCTGGCAGTCCCAGATGTGAATCAACCGATGTATCGCCATGTCCTGGAAAATGCTTTGCCGTCGCGGATGCCCCGGTACTTTGCAATCCTTTAATATAGGCGACACCCATATTAGCAACAAGCTGCGGATCCTCCCCGAATGAACGGACACCGATGACAGGGTTATCCGGATTGTTATTCACGTCCAACACGGGTGCAAGGTTCATATTGATCCCGAGTGCATCCAACTCTTCGCCGATCACTCTACCGACATTTTCCGCCAGTTCCGTTGATCGAGTCGCACCAAGAGCCATGTTACCAGGCATATCTGTACCCGATTGCAAGCGGGTCACAATCCCACCTTCTTGGTCAATCGTCATCAGCATCCCGAATTGACCGGCAGCCTTCTGGTATTGGGAAACGAGTCGGGCTGTTTGCTCTGTCGTTACGACATTTTCACGGAAAAGGATGACTCCCCCAAGATGATATTCATCAACAAGCTGTTCAATTTCCGGGAGCATTTCCGTCACATCCTCACCATCCCATGTACGGAGATCCGGCATCAGCATTTGTCCGACTTTTTCCTCAACGGTCATTTTTGAAATCGCTTGTTGGATGATGTTATAACGGTCACCCTTTTGCTTGATGATGACTGGATATACATCAGGC encodes the following:
- a CDS encoding ABC transporter substrate-binding protein, which codes for MKRTMSMFLMFLLLISLGLAGCNSESDSSGESEEDGAVLTIGSWRTEDTAAYEKIIEAFNEEHPDINIEFKPSKNTEYNTILNTALQSGEGPDIIQLRPYAPGMQLAEAGYLEPLDDLNGIDVFPEDVIAAATAKDGKVYGVPLSLNSAQMFYNKEIFEKHGLKEPKTWDEFIELNEKLKEEGIIPIALGSKEGWLLSLAHSIIGPAYYGANDFVDQITSGEKTFTSDEFVSSIEAMDGLKQYFPDNYVGLGMEDIRTLFFTGKAAMFPLGSWEIEVLREMNPDLQLGFFPMPSAVGKEPTMTTWVDGSYGLNVNSEHKEEAKKFLEFMATEKFAKLFSDELARIPAVPGVKTNDELVTAMAQSSEKYSTSYMMLVHFNEGNPTTKATLETELQGMYLGERTPTEVADKLQTNAETYFKPFQ
- a CDS encoding DUF1343 domain-containing protein, giving the protein MKKWLVLMITSVLVLSSLTAAFADQGNEEVQKKDNSNNKFKLGVEVLLDDQKELIEGKRVGLITNPTGVDQNLSSVVDLLFNEPGVELTALYGPEHGVRGSAQAGDYVEYYIDEETGLPVYSLYGQTRKPTPEMLEGIDVLLFNIQDVGTRFYTYIYTMAYAMEAAADNDIPFIVLDRPNPLGGKAVEGPVLDPAYSSFVGLYPIPLRHGMTVGELAKLFNEKFDIGADLTVVEMKGWKRKMYYDETPLEFVLPSPNMPTLDTALVYPGAALIEGTNVSEGRGTTRPFELIGAPFINSTDLTAELNGLDLPGVAFRAASFTPTFSKHRGDLSHGVQIHVTDKEAFHPVETGLHLVKTIHDMYPADFAFRAENSSGVSFFDNLIGNGWVREAIENGESVDDIISRWQDDLNQFKELRENYLIYH
- a CDS encoding glycoside hydrolase family 3 protein, which encodes MNRFNKSVLLSLLAAVILLGQIWFLQPSRSAKAAGSGDIQDLIILQNVSDVKAEGKDGQIQLNALHVYTAGHFMTTSKNLAWISTNKNVASVDEDGTVELTGQNGRTFIKVTDGVYEDRIGIHYKASGKEGPGKPDVYPVIIKQKGDRYNIIQQAISKMTVEEKVGQMLMPDLRTWDGEDVTEMLPEIEQLVDEYHLGGVILFRENVVTTEQTARLVSQYQKAAGQFGMLMTIDQEGGIVTRLQSGTDMPGNMALGATRSTELAENVGRVIGEELDALGINMNLAPVLDVNNNPDNPVIGVRSFGEDPQLVANMGVAYIKGLQSTGASATAKHFPGHGDTSVDSHLGLPEVPHDKERLLAVELYPFQKAMEAGIDAIMTAHVTFPKIDDTKIISKKDGTEVSLPATLSHKVLTGLVREEMGFDGVIITDALNMGAIVDHFGTVDAAIRAVKAGTDIVLMPVGLEEVAGGLVNAVETGEITKERINSAVDRILTLKVKRGIIKTETQQPIKEKIAKALKVVGSKEHKQVEKEAADQSITLVKNEGVLPLGGEPEESIVIVGRSYITSLGDAVKARHENTMVIRTPSSYELSETEMEQVRNADKVIVGTYSYSVSTRLPDHPQMEMVQRIMEETEAPVIGVGIRNPYDIMAYPEVDAYIAQYGFRSASFDATAATMFGANSPVGKLPVTIPGYDGNVLYQYGHGLTY